The following coding sequences lie in one Sandaracinaceae bacterium genomic window:
- a CDS encoding DinB family protein, translating to MALYNRWMNQRMYAACATLTDAQRSEDLGLFWKSIEATLEHLVWADSAWMARFEGAPIPAPPAAGTPPRTFSELTQVREALDERILAWTTTLTPEWLSEPKTWTSKLYGFTQTQPHWVLLTQFGNHQTHHRGQVHAALTRLGVDMGPTDVPLLPELQD from the coding sequence ATGGCCCTCTACAACCGCTGGATGAACCAGCGCATGTATGCCGCGTGCGCCACCCTCACGGACGCCCAGCGCAGCGAAGACCTGGGGCTGTTCTGGAAGTCCATCGAGGCCACGCTCGAGCACCTGGTCTGGGCGGACTCCGCCTGGATGGCGCGCTTCGAGGGCGCACCCATCCCAGCGCCACCTGCCGCGGGCACCCCACCGCGCACCTTCAGCGAGCTGACTCAGGTTCGCGAGGCCCTCGACGAGCGCATCCTGGCGTGGACGACCACGCTGACCCCCGAGTGGCTGAGCGAGCCGAAGACGTGGACCAGCAAGCTCTACGGCTTCACCCAGACGCAGCCGCACTGGGTGCTGCTCACGCAGTTCGGAAACCACCAGACCCACCACCGTGGGCAGGTGCACGCCGCGCTCACGCGCCTGGGCGTCGACATGGGCCCCACCGACGTGCCGCTGCTGCCCGAGCTGCAGGACTGA
- a CDS encoding AraC family transcriptional regulator: MDQLLHRAELPASRFDDPRGELALADYERLILVALDLLDDPAAGLHAGYHAPAGAAHLVGFVLVNSRTLRDALTLFQRYASLVVDGASWELTEDADEARFGFVQPDLQSGASRFATELLLGYVASRLNTHFFGPDARIRTLCLSGPRPADACDLQEFMGMPLEWGAARNELVFDRKALDVGQRHSDPWVCQMMCEKAERLLGERQSEDRLRLRVKDSFKYNIQLGRPDNEAVASTLGLSSRTLRRRLAELGCTFSDLVDEARQELACDALQRPQCSIKEVAYALGFAEPSAFHRAFKRWMGVTPREFQMAAVN; this comes from the coding sequence GTGGATCAGCTGCTGCACCGCGCTGAACTCCCCGCCTCCCGCTTCGACGACCCGCGTGGCGAGTTGGCGCTGGCCGACTACGAGCGGCTCATCCTGGTGGCGCTCGACCTGCTGGACGACCCGGCCGCCGGGCTGCACGCGGGCTACCACGCCCCCGCCGGTGCCGCGCACCTGGTGGGCTTCGTGCTAGTCAACAGCCGCACGCTGCGGGACGCGCTCACGCTCTTCCAGCGCTATGCGTCCCTGGTCGTGGACGGTGCCAGCTGGGAGCTGACCGAGGACGCCGACGAGGCGCGCTTCGGCTTCGTGCAGCCCGACCTGCAGTCGGGTGCCAGCCGCTTCGCCACCGAGCTGCTGCTGGGGTACGTGGCGTCGCGCCTGAACACCCACTTCTTCGGTCCGGACGCGCGCATCCGCACGCTGTGCCTGAGCGGCCCCCGGCCGGCCGACGCGTGTGACCTGCAGGAGTTCATGGGCATGCCGCTCGAGTGGGGTGCCGCGCGCAACGAGCTGGTCTTCGACCGGAAGGCGCTCGACGTGGGCCAGCGCCACTCGGACCCCTGGGTCTGTCAGATGATGTGCGAGAAGGCCGAGCGCCTGCTGGGCGAGCGTCAGTCCGAGGACCGGCTGCGCCTGCGCGTGAAGGACTCGTTCAAGTACAACATCCAGCTGGGCCGCCCCGACAACGAGGCGGTGGCGTCCACGCTGGGCCTCAGCTCGCGCACCCTGCGCCGCCGGCTGGCCGAGCTGGGCTGCACCTTCAGCGACCTGGTGGACGAGGCGCGCCAGGAGCTGGCGTGCGACGCGCTCCAGCGCCCGCAGTGCTCCATCAAAGAGGTCGCCTACGCCCTCGGCTTCGCCGAGCCGTCCGCCTTCCACCGCGCGTTCAAGCGCTGGATGGGCGTGACGCCGCGCGAGTTCCAGATGGCTGCCGTGAACTGA
- a CDS encoding sigma-70 family RNA polymerase sigma factor gives MLSSVPQLRVVPASPGDAGSARAPDDPPQGDLGALYTRYASYVGAIALRLTGRPDEVDDLVQDVFLAAHSGLKRRDSDAEVKGWLATVTVRMSQRRLRRLRLRGFFGQDDGARFDDLAAPGASPEQKVLVARIYRVLEREPVANRVAWILRRVDGHSVTEVAALCDCSPATAKRRIAAASIAIEEVLGRG, from the coding sequence GTGCTCTCTTCCGTGCCGCAGCTCCGCGTGGTTCCAGCGTCCCCAGGGGATGCGGGCTCCGCGCGCGCGCCGGACGACCCGCCGCAGGGGGACCTGGGGGCTCTCTACACCCGCTATGCCTCCTATGTGGGCGCCATCGCGCTGCGCCTGACCGGGCGCCCCGACGAGGTAGACGACCTGGTGCAGGACGTGTTCCTGGCGGCCCACAGCGGTCTCAAGCGGCGCGACAGTGACGCCGAGGTGAAGGGCTGGCTGGCCACGGTGACGGTGCGGATGTCGCAGCGGCGTCTGCGCCGGCTGCGGCTGCGGGGCTTCTTCGGGCAGGATGACGGGGCACGCTTCGACGACCTGGCCGCCCCTGGCGCCAGCCCGGAGCAGAAGGTGCTGGTGGCGCGCATCTACCGCGTGCTCGAGCGCGAGCCCGTCGCCAACCGGGTGGCGTGGATCTTGCGCCGAGTAGACGGACACAGTGTGACGGAGGTGGCGGCGCTGTGCGATTGCTCGCCCGCCACCGCCAAGCGGCGCATCGCAGCCGCATCGATCGCGATTGAGGAGGTGCTGGGCCGTGGCTGA
- a CDS encoding FecR domain-containing protein, which translates to MAEAKTDLTEALEWVQEDWSDERLRRGRVALERAADRRRRTRQAAAASGAALLAVAASVVAFTWPRERGDLLAGFSPIGIMTTSAELDADVPGALRFHDGSMAIPLGTDTAMATSLDEPNRAGLELLGGSARFDVIPRPARSFDVQVGTVRVSVLGTRFDVRRQARHVMVHVMRGRVRVQWLGGERILTASQSGLFPLELPGAGAGADAGVTNSEAAATAPEEVAPESEEFDLDFTLDPPEELLGAEGEASATEREGGAGARPGPRDWRTLARAGSYDDAYEASRGVTVGDSMTDLMLAADTARLTGHLGEAVTHLERAIGLHPSDRRAHLAAFTLGRVRLQQGQPANAARAFLRAQQLDTGGVMREAALAREVQAHARAGNRDAARRRAQAYLTQFPTGRHAGSVRAYANVP; encoded by the coding sequence GTGGCTGAAGCAAAGACGGACCTCACCGAGGCACTCGAGTGGGTACAGGAAGACTGGAGTGACGAGCGTCTGCGCCGTGGACGCGTGGCGCTCGAGCGCGCCGCAGACCGGCGTCGCAGGACGCGTCAGGCGGCGGCGGCCAGCGGTGCCGCGCTGCTCGCGGTGGCGGCCAGCGTGGTGGCGTTCACGTGGCCGCGGGAGCGTGGCGACCTGCTGGCGGGCTTCTCGCCCATCGGGATCATGACCACGAGCGCGGAACTGGACGCAGACGTCCCGGGGGCCTTGCGTTTCCATGATGGGTCCATGGCCATCCCGCTCGGCACCGACACGGCCATGGCCACCAGCCTGGACGAGCCCAACCGCGCGGGCCTCGAGCTGCTGGGCGGCTCGGCGCGCTTCGACGTGATCCCACGGCCGGCGCGGTCGTTCGACGTGCAGGTGGGCACCGTGCGCGTGAGCGTGCTGGGCACGCGCTTCGACGTGCGTCGGCAGGCGCGCCACGTGATGGTGCACGTCATGCGTGGGCGGGTGCGTGTGCAGTGGCTGGGCGGGGAGCGCATCCTCACGGCCAGCCAGAGCGGGCTGTTCCCGCTGGAGCTCCCGGGCGCTGGCGCGGGCGCAGACGCGGGGGTCACCAATTCCGAGGCGGCTGCTACTGCGCCGGAAGAGGTGGCGCCCGAGTCCGAAGAGTTCGACCTGGACTTCACGCTGGACCCCCCCGAGGAGCTGTTGGGTGCCGAGGGCGAGGCCAGCGCCACGGAGCGCGAGGGCGGCGCGGGCGCTCGTCCGGGGCCACGCGACTGGCGCACTCTCGCCCGTGCTGGCAGCTACGACGACGCCTACGAGGCTTCGCGTGGCGTCACGGTGGGTGACTCCATGACCGACCTGATGCTGGCGGCCGACACCGCGCGGCTCACGGGCCACCTGGGCGAGGCCGTCACGCACTTGGAGCGCGCCATTGGGCTGCATCCCAGTGACCGACGCGCCCATCTGGCAGCGTTCACGCTGGGTCGCGTGCGGCTCCAGCAGGGGCAGCCCGCCAACGCGGCACGCGCCTTCTTGCGTGCGCAGCAGCTGGACACTGGCGGGGTGATGCGCGAGGCCGCGCTCGCCCGCGAGGTCCAGGCGCACGCACGTGCAGGGAACCGTGACGCAGCGCGTCGTCGTGCCCAGGCCTACCTCACCCAATTTCCGACCGGACGACATGCCGGGAGTGTGAGAGCCTATGCCAACGTTCCGTGA